One Littorina saxatilis isolate snail1 linkage group LG12, US_GU_Lsax_2.0, whole genome shotgun sequence genomic region harbors:
- the LOC138981964 gene encoding S-adenosylmethionine-dependent methyltransferase Rv2258c-like: protein MEDSKDVSAAYEELTRDVYAWGSVSLALAMAHETGITPILCQAQGPLSSHQLAQQGKLKERYVREVVNALAVAGLVQLEEGTGGKDGTEPRYLVPQSHRKQLTKAGVYSLMISAAASHFAKVKECFPLDGPNSVDYDHGHTMDLLDQWSLLTLHNHTAALLKTPGLKQRLESGINAAEVGCGSGRLAQHLAAMFPKTHFTVTDLTTEAIDKARTLAQEAGLTNMTFNVLDLSVTPEDWKDKFDWLLAAEMMHHVPNPLNALQNVFKALKPGGQFSLIDEFVSSYVAPNVGNKDAASIYALSSLMCVPDTGCSGGGPDHPREHKQAHEQDHQDHPALGPAWGEEKARELLDKAGFRVLGVTRSGTESMGATGVCMCQKPE from the exons ATGTGTCCGCCGCGTACGAAGAGTTGACGCGTGACGTGTACGCGTGGGGCAGTGTGTCTCTGGCCCTGGCCATGGCCCACGAGACAGGCATCACTCCCATCCTGTGCCAGGCCCAGGGGCCTCTCTCCTCGCATCAGCTGGCACAGCAAGGCAAACTCAAAGAACG CTACGTGCGCGAGGTGGTGAACGCCCTGGCAGTGGCAGGCCTTGTCCAGCTGGAGGAGGGGACGGGGGGCAAGGACGGCACTGAACCCCGCTACCTCGTGCCACAGTCCCACCGGAAACAGCTGACCAAGGCAGGGGTCTACAGTCTTATGATCTCGGCCGCCGCCAGCCACTTTGCTAAGGTCAAGGAATGCTTTCCTCTCGATGGACCCAACA GTGTGGACTATGACCACGGACATACTATGGACCTGCTTGACCAGTGGTCTCTCTTGACCCTGCACAACCACACAGCGGCTCTGCTCAAAACTCCAGGCCTCAAACAGCGTCTTG AAAGTGGGATCAACGCAGCGGAAGTGGGTTGCGGTTCCGGCCGACTGGCGCAACACCTGGCGGCCATGTTTCCCAAGACGCACTTCACCGTCACAGACCTGACGACTGAAGCCATCGACAAGGCGCGCACGCTGGCCCAGGAAGCAGGACTCACCAACATGACCTTCAACGTTCTCGACCTCTCAGTCACCCCTGAGGACTGGAAG GACAAGTTCGACTGGCTGCTGGCCGCGGAGATGATGCACCACGTGCCCAACCCGCTCAACGCCCTGCAGAACGTCTTCAAGGCCCTCAAGCCCGGGGGACAATTCTCCCTCATCGACGAGTTCGTGTCCAGCTACGTGGCTCCCAACGTTGGCAACAAGGACGCCGCATCTATCTATGCTCTCAGCTCCCTCATGTGTGTTCCCGACACCGGCTGTAGCGGGGGAGGTCCCGATCACCCGCGCGAGCACAAGCAAGCGCACGAGCAGGATCACCAGGATCATCCCGCTCTGGGCCCGGCCTGGGGAGAGGAGAAAGCACGAGAACTGCTGGACAAGGCTGGATTCCGCGTGCTGGGAGTCACGCGCTCTGGAACCGAGTCCATGGGCGCCACTGGGGTCTGCATGTGTCAAAAGCCAGAATAA
- the LOC138981957 gene encoding uncharacterized protein, producing the protein MSGERLCRLLVLLGCLLLRGSCSAAPGLMALPNFQDLARFYPGYWHHGGRYHNHHLLAMIGTQPQDASLLLHDTSALRLSYALNRIGGRHSLGRQLIRLSKFGHDSISGADGLEYMFHPIAYGPFLADKYGYPSVSKLHEQDPVSTKKNFWGRQGILRVITYTKVKNMPKGHVALWDCNHFHESKDWIAGHSLITVEFWESPDSNCSTMDSEPRYLHHTADQSGGSSPGHTSRGAHRTSSSSSSSSLPLVVEASRPHPKLRHKHWERQFIAKHHLAHDGRDGHSGTEGRENHAQRFPS; encoded by the exons ATGGCCTTGCCCAACTTCCAGGACCTGGCGCGCTTCTACCCGGGGTACTGGCACCACGGGGGACGctaccacaaccaccacctccTGGCCATGATCGGCACCCAGCCGCAAGACGCCTCCCTCCTGCTGCACGATACGTCGGCCCTACGTCTCTCCTACGCCCTCAACCGTATCGGGGGACGCCATTCTCTGGGGCGTCAGCTCATCCGCCTCTCCAAGTTCGGCCACGACAGCATTTCTGGCGCTGACGGCTTGGAATACATGTTCCACCCTATCGCTTACGGCCCGTTCTTGGCCGACAAGTATGGTTACCCCAGCGTGTCAAAACTGCACGAACAGGACCCAGTGAGCACGAAGAAGAACTTCTGGGGCCGACAGGGCATCTTGCGCGTGATTACCTACACCAAGGTCAAGAACATGCCTAAAGGTCACGTGGCGCTGTGGGACTGCAACCACTTCCACGAGAGCAAGGACTGGATCGCCGGCCACAGTCTTATCACCGTGGAGTTTTGGGAGTCGCCTG ATTCCAACTGTTCCACCATGGACAGTGAGCCCCGTTACCTGCACCACACCGCCGACCAGTCCGGAGGCAGCTCTCCCGGACACACCTCCAGAGGGGCTCACAGAacctcctcatcctcctcctcgtcTTCACTCCCTTTAGTGGTAGAGGCCAGTCGTCCTCACCCCAAGCTTCGACACAAGCACTGGGAGAGACAGTTCATAGCCAAGCACCATTTGGCTCATGATGGCAGGGATGGTCATAGTGGAACGGAAGGCAGGGAGAACCACGCGCAACGCTTTCCTTCATAG